Proteins encoded together in one Vitis vinifera cultivar Pinot Noir 40024 chromosome 4, ASM3070453v1 window:
- the LOC100242719 gene encoding uncharacterized protein LOC100242719 isoform X2, translating into MDSDTIMEPMDLKVRELLKEVQLDYSSATTKLVDDTVSAIKQAIDTIPEDLKVTADFAPQFVRDIGADKVEFNFKKPKLFEIGGSYSIRCVAKPDVDIDLFVRLPKECFHEKDYLNHRYHAKRFLYLCIIKKYLNSSSFIRKVEWSTLQNEARKPVLVVYPAMELAEVPGLSVRIIPTATSLFSILKLNLKRNNVCSLKQDESTPQATPKYNSSILEDMFLEDNAEFVKRTFLGWKELGEALILLKVWARQRSSIYAYDCLNGFLISVIMSYLATDSGRNLINNSMKPMQIFRVTLDFIATSKLWNTGLYFKSQSLLNISKEELLERKQYLRLFPVVISESLAHFNLAFRITGGGFLELQDEAVLTLSCIGKCKDGGFEELFMTKIDYPAKYDYCMRLNLKGNSDVYALGFCLDEECWRSFEQKVHFLLCQGLSDRAKFIRVSWKNATSECNVENGLSIFDREPLLIGISVSSLEKAFRVVDVGPNAEHKDEALKFRKFWGEKAELRRFKDGMIAESTVWESKQWERHTIIKRITEYLLLRHLSLSERNIVHIVDQLDFSLVNGVGDSISFSGSLLEAFEVLSKRLHLLKDIPLKVSSVQPLDSAFRFTSVFPPEPHPLANEKSAVPRLNKLTSTCIQPLEVMIQLEGSGNWPMDDVAIEKTKSAFLLRIGESYVSLQNNWGMICTATEENVDVFMSGYAFRLRILHERGLSLLNRQNGSNQLKHISSVDKELFTRGQHSSMINGLQGCYPIYGPVVRLAKRWVASHLFSACLVEEAVELLVAYLFLKPLPFYVPCSRISGFLRFLRLLSEYDWNFSALVVDINSDLSPSDEKEINENFTSSRKGYEENAQNVNPAMFLATAYDKASEAWTRFSPNSSELRRLVAYARSSANLLTKLILGGQIDSYKWECLFRTPLNNYDAVILLHREKMPYPQRLLFPSEMNQGKHVAQGNASKAFHPFLLPEHMKGNSPDLKDTLLVDFDPLRCFIGDLEAKFPNAFKLWYDSLGGDAIGMMWERSSSKKRGRSEENEEEKDPVNVLKAVGEVGKGFVRSIYLLKSPRLRN; encoded by the exons ATGGATTCTGATACGATTATGGAACCGATGGATTTGAAGGTGCGAGAGCTGTTGAAGGAGGTACAGCTCGACTACTCTTCTGCAACAACAAAGCTCGTCGACGACACCGTTTCAGCCATTAAACAAGCCATCGATACAATCCCTGAAGACTTGAAG GTTACAGCAGATTTTGCTCCACAATTTGTCAGAGACATTGGCGCTGATAAAGTTGAATTCAACTTCAAGAAGCCAAAATTATTCGAAATTGGTGGTAGTTATTCAATACGCTGTGTGGCAAAGCCTGATGTAGATATTGATCTTTTTGTTAGGTTGCCAAAG GAGTGTTTCCATGAGAAGGACTATTTGAATCACCGTTACCATGCAAAAAGGTTCCTCTATCTCTGCATAATCAAGAAGTATTTGAACTCTTCTTCCTTCATTCGAAAGGTTGAATGGTCCACCCTACAAAATGAGGCTCGAAAACCAGTATTGGTTGTCTATCCAG CTATGGAGCTTGCTGAAGTTCCTGGGCTTTCTGTGAGAATAATACCTACGGCAACATCCCTGTTTAGTATTTTGAAGTTAAACTTGAAGCGGAACAATGTTTGTTCTTTGAAGCAAG ATGAGAGTACTCCTCAGGCTACACCAAAATACAATAGTAGTATTTTGGAAGACATGTTTCTAGAGGACAATGCGGAATTTGTGAAGCGAACTTTTCTTGGTTGGAAGGAGTTGGGGGAGGCTTTAATTTTGCTTAAG GTATGGGCTCGGCAGAGAAGTTCGATATATGCTTATGATTGCTTAAATGGATTTCTGATCTCTGTCATAATGTCATACCTTGCAACGGATTCTGGAAGGAATCTCATTAACAATTCAATGAAGCCAATGCAGATATTTCGTGTGACCTTGGATTTCATTG CCACATCTAAGCTATGGAATACTGGTCTTTATTTCAAGTCTCAAAGCCTACTGAATATTTCAAAGGAG GAGTTGCTGGAAAGGAAGCAATATTTAAGATTATTTCCTGTAGTTATATCTGAGTCACTTGCTCATTTTAATTTGGCGTTCCGGATTACAGGAGGTGGCTTTTTGGAG CTCCAAGATGAGGCTGTTTTGACCCTTAGTTGCATAGGCAAATGTAAAGATGGTGGGTTTGAGGAGCTTTTTATGACTAAGATTGACTATCCAGCTAAATATGACTACTGCATGAG ATTGAATTTGAAAGGAAATAGTGATGTTTATGCATTGGGGTTTTGCTTGGATGAGGAATGTTGGAGATCCTTTGAGCAGAAAGTTCATTTTCTTCTGTGTCAAGGATTGAGTGATAGAGCAAAGTTCATCCGTGTTAGCTGGAAAAATGCCACTTCAGAATGCAATGTGGAAAAT GGTTTATCAATCTTTGATCGAGAGCCATTGCTCATTGGGATTTCAGTCAGCTCTTTAGAGAAAGCTTTTAGAGTGGTCGATGTTGGTCCAAATGCTGAGCATAAAGATGAG GCTCTTAAATTCCGGAAGTTTTGGGGAGAGAAAGCAGAGCTTCGAAGATTTAAAGATGGGATGATTGCAGAAAGCACAG TATGGGAAAGCAAGCAATGGGAAAggcataccatcataaaaaggATTACCGAATATCTCCTTTTGCGGCACCTTTCCTTGTCAGAAAGAAATATCGTGCATATTGTAGATCAACTTGATTTCTCTCTGGTTAATGGTGTTGGAG attctatctcattttctGGAAGTTTGCTTGAGGCATTTGAAGTGTTGTCAAAGCGATTACATCTTCTCAAAGACATTCCTTTGAAGGTGTCTAGTGTGCAGCCTTTAGATTCAG CTTTCAGGTTTACATCTGTCTTCCCTCCTGAACCTCATCCCCTAGCCAACGAAAAGAGTGCTGTTCCTAGATTAAATAAGCTCACTTCAACCTGTATTCAACCATTGGAAGTTATGATTCAG TTGGAAGGTTCAGGCAACTGGCCAATGGATGATGTAGCTATTGAGAAGACTAAATCTGCTTTCCTTCTAAGAATTGGAGAAAG TTATGTCAGTCTCCAGAACAATTGGGGTATGATCTGCACTGCTACTGAGGAAAATGTGGATGTTTTTATGTCTGGATATGCATTTCGTCTTAGAATTTTGCATGAAAGAGGCCTGAGTTTGTTGAATAGGCAAA atgggagtaatcaactGAAGCATATTTCTTCTGTTGACAAGGAACTTTTTACCCGTGGCCAGCATTCTAGCATGATTAATGGTCTACAGGGTTGTTACCCAATATATGGGCCAGTTGTTCG GCTAGCGAAGCGATGGGTTGCTTCGCATCTCTTTTCAGCTTGCTTGGTCGAGGAGGCAGTTGAGCTATTGGTTGCATATCTCTTTTTGAAGCCTTTACCATTTTATGTGCCTTGCTCTCGGATATCAGGATTTCTAAG GTTCTTACGGTTATTATCAGAGTATGACTGGAATTTCTCTGCTTTGGTGGTTGACATAAATAGTGATTTGAGCCCAAGTGATGAAAAAGAGATTAAT GAGAATTTTACTTCAAGTAGAAAAGGTTATGAAGAAAATGCCCAAAATGTAAACCCGGCAATGTTCTTAGCAACAGCTTATGATAAGGCATCTGAAGCTTGGACCAGATTCTCACCAAACTCATCA gaGCTTAGAAGGTTGGTGGCCTATGCCCGAAGCAGTGCAAACCTATTGACTAAACTTATTTTGGGGGGTCAAATTGATTCTTACAAATGGGAG TGTCTTTTCCGTACTCCCTTGAACAACTATGATGCTGTAATTCTTCTCCACAGGGAGAAAATGCCTTATCCCCAACGTCTTCTCTTCCCATCTGAGATGAACCAAG GGAAGCATGTTGCTCAGGGCAATGCTAGCAAGgcttttcatccatttttgttGCCTGAACACATGAAAGGAAACTCCCCAGATTTGAAAGATACGCTACTGGTAGACTTTGATCCACTGAGGTGCTTCATTGGGGATTTAGAGGCAA AGTTTCCAAACGCTTTCAAGTTGTGGTACGATTCTCTAGGAGGTGATGCCATTGGCATGATGTGGGAGAGATCATCTTCAAAG AAACGGGGACGAAGTGAAGAGAATGAGGAGGAAAAAGATCCAGTCAATGTGCTAAAAGCTGTCGGTGAGGTCGGGAAAGGGTTTGTGAGGAGTATTTATCTACTCAAGTCCCCAAGGCTCAGGAACTGA